A section of the Asticcacaulis sp. EMRT-3 genome encodes:
- a CDS encoding alkaline phosphatase D family protein produces the protein MTLITPSRRQFLTGGLTVPCVAALPLCSLAQGALGPFTLGVASGDPASDGFVIWTRLAPDPLAPDGLGGMTTPTKVRWFVYDDEAMSRPVAQGEISTSPLAAHAVHVEVAGLKPDRFYNYRFEALGARSATGRARTLPLPSAKPQRLKLAYASCSHYEKGWFSAYRHMADEDPDYSVFLGDYIYEYSYKKPDGLVRHHEQIGDVRTLSEFRRRYALYRLDADLQALHARTTSLITWDDHEVQNDYGGFLSEYMDDDVNMLSIRQAAYQAFYEMMPLRRTSRLIGTHVHLYKAFRFGDLADITLLDGRQYRSPAACPVNGVRKGHVVTDACIDRLDPKRSMLGIQQEAWLYDRFAKSHTTWNIIAQDLLVASFTQTGRDKAGNTIVGHWTDGWDGYPATRDRLLAAIQSTRLKNPVMLGGDIHSFWATDLKADFSNPNSATIATEFVGTSVTSDGPPRKAFADRLPENPHIKYFNSGTHGYVVAEVTPQQMAVRFRAISDRADPNATVATERAFTVENGRAGVIMA, from the coding sequence ATGACCTTAATCACACCCTCCCGCCGCCAGTTCCTGACAGGCGGGCTTACCGTTCCATGCGTTGCCGCCCTTCCTCTATGCAGCCTGGCGCAAGGCGCGCTCGGGCCGTTCACCCTTGGAGTCGCCAGCGGTGATCCGGCCAGCGATGGCTTTGTTATCTGGACGCGGCTGGCACCAGACCCACTGGCCCCTGACGGCCTCGGCGGCATGACGACGCCGACTAAGGTGCGCTGGTTCGTATATGACGACGAGGCCATGAGCCGACCGGTGGCGCAGGGCGAGATTTCGACATCGCCGCTCGCCGCCCATGCTGTGCATGTCGAGGTGGCTGGATTGAAACCCGACCGTTTTTACAACTACCGTTTTGAAGCGCTTGGCGCGCGCAGCGCCACAGGCCGGGCGCGTACCCTGCCGCTGCCTTCTGCGAAGCCGCAGCGGCTGAAGCTCGCCTACGCCTCGTGCTCGCACTATGAAAAAGGCTGGTTCAGCGCCTATCGCCATATGGCCGATGAAGACCCGGACTATTCGGTCTTCCTGGGTGATTACATCTATGAATATAGCTACAAAAAGCCCGACGGGCTCGTGCGCCATCACGAACAAATTGGGGATGTGCGCACCCTGTCGGAGTTCCGGCGTCGCTACGCGCTGTATCGCCTTGATGCGGATCTTCAGGCCCTGCATGCCCGCACCACTTCTTTGATCACCTGGGATGATCATGAAGTCCAGAACGACTATGGCGGCTTTCTGTCTGAATATATGGACGATGACGTGAACATGCTCTCCATTCGTCAGGCCGCTTATCAAGCCTTTTATGAAATGATGCCGCTACGCCGTACATCGCGTCTGATCGGTACTCATGTCCATCTCTACAAGGCGTTCCGCTTCGGCGATCTGGCCGACATTACCTTGCTGGACGGCCGGCAGTATCGTTCGCCTGCGGCCTGTCCGGTCAATGGGGTACGCAAGGGCCATGTCGTCACCGACGCCTGTATCGACCGGCTCGATCCGAAACGCTCTATGCTCGGCATTCAGCAGGAAGCTTGGCTCTATGATCGATTTGCGAAATCGCACACCACATGGAACATCATCGCGCAGGATCTTCTCGTGGCGTCCTTCACACAAACGGGCAGAGATAAGGCTGGCAATACTATCGTCGGTCACTGGACCGATGGATGGGACGGTTATCCGGCGACGCGCGACCGCTTACTGGCCGCGATCCAGTCTACGCGGCTGAAAAACCCGGTCATGCTGGGCGGGGACATCCATTCCTTCTGGGCGACGGACCTGAAGGCAGACTTCAGCAATCCCAATTCTGCGACCATCGCCACCGAATTCGTCGGTACATCGGTAACGTCAGACGGGCCGCCACGTAAGGCCTTTGCTGACCGGCTTCCCGAAAATCCGCATATCAAATATTTCAATAGCGGCACACACGGCTATGTTGTGGCCGAGGTCACGCCGCAACAAATGGCGGTGCGCTTCCGGGCGATTTCTGATCGTGCCGACCCGAATGCCACGGTGGCGACAGAGCGCGCCTTTACTGTCGAAAATGGTCGCGCTGGGGTAATAATGGCCTAA
- a CDS encoding potassium transporter Kup produces MNGDTPPEPLASASGPDTSAETSDFATTHNSPRHESENGSGHAHPSEAEAVSSHGHGAEGFWALCVGAIGVVFGDIGTSPLYAMREALRHTREGTSADLAVKGVISLVFWALVMVVTVKYVLFLMRADNKGEGGTLALMALAQKALGKYSPTVFFLGICGASLFYGDGIITPAVSVLGAVEGLRDAPGLGHSLSHLIVPISAIILIILFMVQSKGTAKVARLFGPITVIWFLALGGLGLVHIFDQPQILVSLMPQYGIEFLFANGFTGFVILGSVFLAVTGAEALYADMGHFGKKPIQRAWLFFVFPCLMLNYLGQGALTLHDPSARDNPFWRMVPEVAYWPIFVLATMATVIASQAVITGAFSMTQQAVQLGLLPRIDIKRTSETQAGQIFVPQINTMLMVGVLLLLVLFQSTDRLTSMYGIAVTGAMMVDTLLAYVFLRHVWKWKRWQAWLLLLPLGALDLVFFGSNLLKIPQGAWLPLTLGAALVLVMLTWAAGTRTLTEKTRRDSVLLTDLIEMLKKRPPHRVAGTAIFLTSDSDAAPVALMHNLKHNKILHEKNIILTVRTANTPRVAESDRVSIEVLNADFKKVTLTYGFMESPNLPRALGLCRKLGLKFDIMATSFFLGRRSVVPSANSGMPLWQDKLFIFLMKNATNPTEFFHIPPGRVVELGTQVTV; encoded by the coding sequence ATGAATGGGGATACCCCTCCCGAACCGCTGGCCTCAGCCTCCGGCCCGGACACTTCGGCGGAAACTTCGGATTTCGCCACCACCCACAACTCTCCCCGCCACGAATCCGAAAACGGTTCAGGTCACGCCCATCCCAGCGAAGCCGAAGCCGTGTCCAGTCACGGACATGGCGCGGAAGGTTTCTGGGCCCTGTGCGTGGGGGCCATTGGCGTGGTGTTTGGTGACATCGGCACCAGCCCCCTCTATGCCATGCGCGAGGCCCTGCGCCACACGCGCGAAGGCACCAGCGCCGATTTGGCCGTCAAGGGCGTGATTTCGCTCGTCTTCTGGGCGCTGGTCATGGTGGTGACGGTCAAATACGTCCTGTTCCTGATGCGCGCCGACAATAAGGGCGAAGGCGGAACCCTGGCCCTGATGGCGCTGGCGCAAAAAGCGCTCGGCAAATATTCGCCGACCGTGTTTTTCTTGGGCATTTGCGGGGCGTCGCTGTTTTATGGCGACGGCATCATCACCCCGGCGGTTTCTGTTCTGGGCGCGGTGGAAGGCCTGAGGGACGCGCCGGGCCTCGGCCATTCCCTGTCGCACCTGATCGTGCCGATTTCGGCCATTATCCTGATCATCCTGTTCATGGTGCAGTCGAAAGGCACGGCCAAGGTGGCGCGCCTGTTCGGCCCGATCACGGTTATCTGGTTTCTGGCGCTGGGCGGCCTTGGCCTCGTCCATATTTTCGACCAGCCGCAAATTCTTGTGTCGCTCATGCCGCAATACGGCATCGAATTCCTGTTCGCCAACGGCTTTACCGGCTTTGTGATTCTGGGTTCGGTGTTTCTGGCCGTCACCGGTGCCGAAGCCCTCTATGCCGATATGGGCCATTTCGGCAAGAAACCGATCCAGCGCGCCTGGCTGTTTTTTGTGTTTCCGTGCCTGATGCTCAACTATCTCGGTCAGGGCGCTCTGACCCTGCACGATCCTTCGGCGCGCGATAATCCCTTCTGGCGCATGGTGCCCGAAGTGGCCTATTGGCCGATCTTCGTTCTGGCCACGATGGCCACGGTCATCGCCTCGCAGGCCGTCATCACCGGCGCCTTTTCGATGACCCAACAGGCCGTGCAACTGGGCCTTCTGCCGCGCATCGACATCAAGCGCACGTCGGAGACTCAGGCCGGACAGATTTTTGTGCCGCAGATCAACACCATGCTGATGGTCGGTGTTCTGTTACTGCTGGTGCTGTTCCAGTCCACCGACCGCCTGACCTCGATGTACGGCATCGCCGTCACCGGCGCGATGATGGTCGATACGCTGCTGGCCTATGTGTTCCTGCGCCATGTCTGGAAATGGAAGCGCTGGCAGGCCTGGCTTTTGCTGCTGCCTTTGGGCGCGCTCGATCTGGTTTTCTTTGGCTCGAACCTGCTCAAGATTCCGCAGGGCGCCTGGCTGCCGCTGACGCTGGGTGCGGCGCTGGTACTGGTCATGCTGACCTGGGCCGCCGGTACGCGCACCCTCACCGAAAAGACACGCCGCGATTCGGTTTTGCTGACCGACCTGATCGAAATGCTGAAAAAGCGTCCGCCGCACCGCGTGGCGGGCACCGCCATCTTCCTGACCTCGGATTCCGACGCGGCCCCCGTGGCGCTGATGCACAATCTCAAGCACAATAAAATCCTGCACGAGAAGAACATCATCCTGACGGTCAGGACGGCCAATACGCCGCGTGTGGCGGAATCGGACCGCGTGTCGATCGAAGTGCTCAATGCCGACTTCAAAAAAGTGACGCTGACCTACGGCTTTATGGAAAGCCCCAACCTGCCGCGCGCGCTGGGTCTGTGCCGCAAGCTGGGCCTGAAGTTCGACATCATGGCCACCAGCTTCTTCCTGGGCCGCCGCTCGGTGGTGCCGTCGGCCAATTCGGGTATGCCGCTTTGGCAGGACAAGCTGTTCATCTTCCTGATGAAAAACGCCACCAACCCGACCGAATTCTTCCATATCCCGCCGGGCCGCGTCGTCGAACTGGGCACACAGGTGACGGTGTAA
- a CDS encoding IS3 family transposase (programmed frameshift), translated as MTNKTTNKFSPEIRERSVRMVLEHEADYPSRWTAILSVAQKIGCAPGTLNDWIKKTEVDTGKRAGVPTDLAEKMKALERETRELRQANEILRKASAYFCPGGASLKEWAPVQAMTAFIDDHREAYGVEPICRVLPIAPSTYFERIAQRNDPARLSARAKRDLELKPEVARVFAENYEVYGVRKVWRQMNREGFDIARCTVERLMRGLGLQGIIRGKPVRTTVSDKAAPCPLDHVNRQFRAPAPNRLWVSDFTYVATWQGFVYVAFVIDTYARRIVGWRASRTAHASFVLDALEQAIHDRRPVHRGGLVHHSDRGSQYISIKYTERLAEAGIEPSVGSVGDSYDNALAETINGLYKAEVIHRKGPWRNFEAVEFATLEWVDWFNHRRLLEPIGNIPPAEAEQMYYAALDTEEMAA; from the exons ATGACGAACAAAACGACGAATAAATTTTCCCCTGAGATCCGCGAACGGTCTGTACGGATGGTTCTCGAACATGAAGCCGATTACCCTTCGCGATGGACAGCCATCTTGTCGGTAGCTCAGAAGATCGGTTGTGCGCCGGGCACCCTGAACGACTGGATCAAGAAGACTGAGGTCGATACCGGCAAGCGCGCTGGCGTTCCGACCGATCTGGCCGAGAAGATGAAGGCCCTGGAGCGCGAGACCCGGGAGTTGCGGCAGGCCAACGAGATATTGCGCAAGGCCAGCGCTTATT TTTGCCCAGGCGGAGCGAGCCTGAAAGAGTGGGCGCCCGTTCAAGCGATGACTGCGTTCATCGATGATCACCGGGAGGCGTACGGGGTCGAGCCGATCTGCAGAGTTTTGCCGATTGCCCCATCTACCTATTTCGAACGCATCGCTCAGCGTAATGATCCGGCTCGACTGTCGGCGCGGGCGAAGCGTGATCTGGAACTCAAGCCGGAGGTCGCGCGTGTGTTTGCCGAGAACTACGAGGTCTATGGCGTCCGCAAGGTCTGGCGCCAGATGAATCGGGAGGGCTTTGACATTGCCCGATGCACGGTCGAGCGATTGATGCGCGGCCTCGGTCTGCAGGGTATAATCCGCGGAAAGCCTGTTCGTACAACGGTTTCCGATAAGGCGGCACCTTGCCCGCTGGACCATGTGAACCGGCAATTCCGTGCACCGGCGCCCAACAGGCTCTGGGTATCGGATTTCACCTATGTCGCCACCTGGCAGGGCTTTGTGTATGTGGCATTTGTCATCGACACCTACGCCCGCCGCATTGTCGGCTGGCGCGCCAGTCGTACGGCCCATGCCAGTTTCGTCCTCGATGCGCTGGAACAGGCGATCCATGATCGCAGGCCTGTTCATCGCGGCGGCCTGGTGCATCACTCAGACCGGGGCAGTCAGTATATTTCGATCAAGTATACTGAGCGTCTGGCTGAAGCGGGTATCGAACCATCGGTCGGAAGTGTTGGGGATTCCTACGACAACGCCCTGGCTGAAACCATCAACGGGCTTTACAAGGCCGAGGTCATTCATCGCAAAGGGCCGTGGCGCAACTTTGAAGCCGTTGAGTTTGCCACCCTCGAATGGGTCGATTGGTTCAATCACCGAAGGCTCCTTGAGCCTATAGGCAATATACCGCCGGCTGAGGCTGAACAAATGTACTATGCCGCTCTCGACACCGAAGAGATGGCCGCGTAA
- a CDS encoding SDR family oxidoreductase, whose translation MPRRLALITGASSGIGMAFARVYAAQGWDVAVTARRADRLDKLCEEIRLRYGVEAHALPGDLSDPATPEKLYDGVMALGRNIDGLVNNAGYGQPGGFAGNALEDQRAMMQVMMQAPMELTHRVLPGMIAEKFGRIVNVASLAGLLPASPGETLYGPIKTFLIRFSQSLHLEMRDHGIHVSALCPGFTYSEFHNVTGQTGKLSKTVPEWCWMGADEVAREGFMAAEANRAACVPGAPNKTAAALLKVLPDDWTMEVLAGQLRRFHR comes from the coding sequence TTGCCACGCCGCCTTGCCCTGATTACCGGAGCCTCGTCGGGTATCGGCATGGCGTTTGCGCGCGTCTATGCCGCGCAGGGCTGGGACGTGGCGGTGACGGCGCGGCGCGCTGACCGGCTGGATAAATTGTGCGAGGAAATACGCCTGCGCTATGGCGTCGAAGCCCATGCCCTGCCCGGTGACCTCAGCGATCCGGCCACGCCGGAAAAGCTGTATGACGGCGTAATGGCGCTGGGCCGCAACATCGATGGTCTGGTCAATAATGCTGGCTATGGCCAGCCGGGCGGCTTCGCCGGCAATGCACTGGAAGATCAGCGCGCCATGATGCAGGTGATGATGCAGGCCCCGATGGAGTTGACCCACCGCGTTTTGCCCGGCATGATCGCTGAAAAATTCGGTCGCATCGTCAATGTCGCGTCGCTGGCCGGTTTGCTGCCCGCCTCGCCGGGGGAAACCCTGTATGGCCCGATCAAAACCTTTCTGATCCGCTTTTCGCAGAGCCTGCACCTCGAAATGCGCGACCACGGCATCCATGTCAGCGCCCTGTGCCCCGGCTTTACCTATAGCGAGTTTCACAATGTCACGGGCCAGACCGGCAAGCTGTCGAAAACCGTGCCCGAATGGTGCTGGATGGGGGCCGATGAGGTGGCGCGCGAAGGTTTCATGGCGGCGGAGGCCAATCGCGCGGCCTGCGTGCCCGGTGCGCCTAACAAGACGGCGGCGGCGCTTCTGAAGGTGCTGCCTGATGACTGGACGATGGAAGTACTGGCCGGACAGTTACGCCGCTTCCACCGTTAA
- a CDS encoding Rrf2 family transcriptional regulator, which translates to MSDSQRFPVAAHTLAYLAHRNAYTRERAVSSSVLAASIPTNPVVIRRMTTQLARAGLLATCSGVSGGAWLLKRPEDIRLDEVLRAVNGCAHLGSVPLGAEGCPVSQAIPKAVHDAMQKANAAASDSLSTITVADLLAHTHSLPVEPVTA; encoded by the coding sequence ATGTCTGACAGCCAAAGATTTCCCGTCGCCGCGCATACGCTGGCCTATCTGGCCCACCGCAACGCCTATACGCGCGAGCGGGCCGTGTCGTCGTCGGTGCTGGCCGCCTCGATCCCGACCAATCCGGTGGTGATCAGGCGCATGACCACGCAACTGGCGCGGGCGGGTCTGCTGGCCACCTGTTCGGGCGTATCCGGCGGGGCGTGGCTGTTGAAGCGGCCCGAAGACATCCGGCTCGATGAGGTGTTGCGCGCCGTCAATGGCTGCGCCCACTTAGGTTCGGTGCCGCTGGGGGCCGAGGGCTGCCCCGTTAGTCAGGCCATACCAAAAGCGGTGCATGACGCCATGCAAAAAGCCAATGCCGCCGCCAGCGACAGCCTGTCCACCATCACCGTCGCCGATCTGCTTGCCCATACCCACAGTTTGCCGGTCGAGCCGGTCACAGCCTGA
- a CDS encoding carboxypeptidase regulatory-like domain-containing protein, whose protein sequence is MFKIAAAASVLALISASTVYAQQTTGGLKGYVTDASGKAVAGARVTIVHTPTGMTSTATTDSTGYYAIDQLRVGGPYTVSVSTDSEAVTKVTVPVVGIGEATEADVALQSSSAPTEVTVRGVRASRVAGRTHIGAAEIAAEPTLERDIRDYALKSPTAWEDSTNSGALSLGGQNSRSNAILIDGVKEGDDFGLNANGLPTLRSPISVDTLEAVNVDTAPYDVQYDFFQGGVINFVTKSGGNDFHGGLVYEETNNNMRGKKLDYKNSSGNWATKTVTGDFSEKTYGAHLSGPIVKDKLFFFVDYEKFEGSLPATYGPAGSGAGNIIKGVSQADIDQVTSIMKSKYGYDPLGWSGSEPYTDEKYFGKLDWQINDNQRATLSYQDTKSQSISDYDNSTSYGDLALQSHWYTNETDLKVYKLQVLSNWTDAFSTEFNASKKEVSAIPVSMGGTDFAEFRIVTPEGGYIYLGPDRYRHYNILTNNNTHFDFKGKYRLDKHTLFFGVEHEKVDIFNAFVAYSNGVYTFNKNGSSGTAKYASGIDALAAGDANSVSYDNSYDNVKADGAASFSYSTNSAYIQDTWRVTPRFTLAYGLRYDSYSSNQQPKANPTFLANYGFSNTKGLDGLSSLQPRVSFTWHPAIDDTLTVYGGIGKFQGGQANVWISDSYSNTGNLLGYANCYAGSAKTPTTPDCLAALTNVGGTDVGTYLQSVNAANAGAGTGTTNAIAPDFKIPSVWKASLGFAKTFDMGSLGDNYHFSMEYDATKFDAATYWYDIYQEQFYSGSAPDGRPEFFNTTAKGIARANRQDVVLDTVGLGKADQLIVTLSKAWHAGWANGLSLDLSAVSSNSTDVNSGTSSIATSNMKSLSTSDYANPVASNSNYMIDRMAKLTVSYQHKFFGDNVTGIYLYNQYRTGQHYSFTFDDTSSSANNGTGLYGQNATYTGYDTELLYVPASDSSGNVTANSDARVHYKAGFDVSGFNQFLHDTGLIKYAGSIAPRNAFKSPATFLTNLRITQELPAISSRWGKFQLYLDVQNLGNLINPKWGTVAQYSYPYNYGAVVATNCQAAAATSVGNGNPPKNVDNSCAASGNYYQYNSYQTKSPTYYTSGLYQVKVGVTYKF, encoded by the coding sequence ATGTTTAAAATTGCCGCGGCGGCTTCTGTACTCGCCCTTATTTCGGCAAGTACCGTCTATGCTCAGCAGACAACTGGGGGGCTGAAGGGCTACGTCACTGATGCCAGCGGAAAAGCTGTTGCTGGTGCCAGGGTAACCATCGTCCATACGCCAACCGGCATGACCTCTACAGCCACCACGGATTCGACGGGTTACTACGCCATTGATCAATTGCGCGTTGGTGGCCCCTACACTGTGTCGGTGTCCACTGACTCAGAGGCAGTAACCAAAGTTACGGTTCCGGTTGTCGGCATCGGTGAAGCGACGGAGGCCGATGTGGCGCTTCAGTCATCTTCGGCGCCAACTGAAGTTACCGTGCGCGGCGTGCGTGCGTCACGGGTTGCCGGCCGGACCCATATTGGGGCCGCCGAAATCGCTGCCGAACCGACGCTTGAGCGCGATATTCGCGACTATGCCCTAAAGTCACCCACGGCCTGGGAAGATTCCACCAACTCCGGCGCCCTGTCACTCGGCGGTCAAAACAGCCGTTCTAATGCCATTCTCATTGATGGCGTCAAGGAAGGCGATGACTTCGGTCTGAACGCTAACGGTTTGCCAACCCTGCGTTCGCCGATTTCCGTGGATACACTGGAAGCGGTCAATGTCGATACGGCACCTTATGACGTCCAGTACGATTTTTTCCAGGGCGGCGTGATCAACTTCGTCACCAAATCAGGCGGTAACGATTTCCATGGTGGATTGGTTTACGAAGAAACCAATAACAACATGCGGGGCAAGAAGCTTGACTACAAGAATAGCTCGGGCAACTGGGCTACGAAAACCGTTACAGGGGACTTCTCGGAAAAAACCTACGGCGCCCATCTGTCTGGCCCTATCGTAAAGGATAAGCTGTTTTTCTTCGTCGATTATGAAAAGTTTGAGGGTTCTCTTCCGGCAACCTATGGCCCGGCTGGTTCGGGTGCAGGTAATATTATTAAAGGGGTCAGCCAGGCCGATATCGACCAGGTCACGAGCATCATGAAGTCGAAATATGGCTATGATCCGCTGGGTTGGAGCGGGTCTGAGCCCTATACGGACGAGAAATATTTCGGCAAGCTCGATTGGCAGATCAATGACAATCAACGGGCTACCTTGTCCTATCAGGACACTAAGAGCCAGTCGATCAGCGACTATGATAATTCGACCAGCTATGGTGATCTCGCCCTGCAATCACACTGGTACACCAATGAGACGGATCTGAAGGTTTACAAGCTGCAGGTTCTGTCCAACTGGACCGATGCCTTTAGCACTGAATTCAATGCCTCCAAGAAGGAAGTCTCGGCTATTCCGGTGTCCATGGGCGGTACAGATTTCGCCGAATTCCGGATTGTGACTCCTGAAGGCGGCTATATCTATCTCGGCCCGGACCGCTATCGTCACTACAATATCCTGACCAATAACAACACTCATTTCGATTTCAAGGGCAAGTATCGCCTGGACAAACATACCCTGTTCTTCGGCGTCGAACATGAAAAAGTCGACATCTTCAATGCGTTCGTTGCCTATTCGAATGGTGTTTACACCTTCAACAAAAATGGCTCTTCGGGGACTGCAAAATATGCATCGGGCATTGATGCTCTAGCAGCAGGTGATGCGAACTCCGTTTCGTATGATAATTCGTATGACAACGTCAAAGCCGACGGCGCTGCCAGCTTCAGCTATAGTACCAACAGCGCTTACATTCAGGATACCTGGCGCGTCACTCCGCGTTTCACCCTAGCCTATGGCCTGCGCTATGACAGCTACAGCTCCAATCAACAACCGAAGGCGAATCCCACCTTCCTGGCCAATTACGGTTTCAGCAATACCAAGGGACTTGACGGTCTGAGTTCATTGCAACCCCGCGTCAGCTTCACCTGGCACCCGGCAATCGACGATACCCTGACTGTATATGGTGGCATCGGCAAGTTTCAGGGCGGTCAGGCCAATGTGTGGATTTCTGACAGCTATTCCAATACCGGAAACCTTTTGGGTTACGCCAACTGTTATGCCGGCAGTGCCAAAACACCGACTACGCCGGACTGCCTGGCAGCTCTTACCAATGTCGGCGGCACTGACGTCGGGACCTATCTGCAAAGCGTGAATGCGGCCAATGCTGGGGCCGGAACCGGTACGACCAACGCGATTGCGCCCGATTTCAAGATACCGAGTGTCTGGAAAGCCTCTCTTGGTTTTGCCAAAACCTTTGACATGGGCAGCCTTGGTGACAACTACCATTTTTCGATGGAATACGACGCGACGAAGTTCGATGCGGCCACGTATTGGTATGATATTTACCAAGAGCAGTTCTACAGTGGCAGTGCGCCGGATGGTCGACCGGAGTTTTTCAACACGACAGCGAAAGGCATAGCTCGTGCCAATCGTCAGGATGTTGTGTTGGATACCGTGGGTCTCGGCAAGGCCGACCAGCTTATTGTGACCCTAAGCAAGGCGTGGCATGCGGGCTGGGCTAACGGGCTGTCCCTAGACTTGAGTGCCGTCAGTTCGAATTCGACGGATGTGAACTCTGGAACCAGCTCGATTGCCACATCAAATATGAAGTCCCTTTCGACCTCAGACTATGCCAACCCAGTTGCCAGCAATTCGAACTACATGATTGACCGGATGGCCAAGTTGACGGTCAGCTATCAGCACAAATTCTTTGGCGACAATGTGACGGGCATATACCTCTACAACCAATACCGAACCGGTCAGCATTACAGCTTCACTTTTGACGACACATCAAGTTCGGCAAATAATGGCACGGGCCTTTATGGTCAAAACGCAACCTACACCGGTTATGACACTGAACTTCTCTACGTTCCAGCGTCCGACTCTAGCGGTAATGTGACGGCGAATTCCGACGCCCGCGTCCATTACAAGGCAGGCTTCGATGTATCGGGCTTCAATCAGTTCCTGCACGACACAGGCCTGATCAAGTACGCCGGATCCATCGCTCCGCGCAACGCCTTCAAATCACCGGCAACCTTCCTGACCAATCTGCGCATAACGCAGGAACTGCCGGCTATCAGCTCACGCTGGGGTAAGTTTCAACTCTATTTGGACGTTCAAAACCTTGGCAACCTGATTAACCCGAAGTGGGGCACTGTGGCACAATACAGCTACCCGTATAATTACGGAGCGGTTGTTGCGACCAACTGTCAGGCGGCGGCAGCTACCTCCGTAGGCAATGGCAATCCGCCCAAAAACGTCGATAATAGCTGTGCGGCGTCTGGTAACTACTACCAGTATAACTCCTATCAGACAAAGTCGCCGACCTATTACACATCGGGTCTGTATCAGGTGAAGGTGGGCGTCACCTACAAGTTCTGA